From the genome of Vigna angularis cultivar LongXiaoDou No.4 chromosome 11, ASM1680809v1, whole genome shotgun sequence, one region includes:
- the LOC108333287 gene encoding laccase-2, with protein MLLVVNIQSWIQTRNTLQNKMTNVIPSSAAFSVATLFVSSILWIVPNAVLSATSNYGGVTRHYQFDIRLQSITRLCHTKNMLTVNGKFPGPRVIAREGDRLVVKVVNHVPNNITIHWHGVRQLRSAWSDGPSYITQCPVQSGQSYVYNFSLVGQRGTLFWHAHHSWLRATLYGPLIILPRTNESYPFAKPYKEIPILFGEWWNVDPEAVIAQALHTGGGPNVSDAYTINGLPGPLYNCSSNDTFNLKVKPGKTYLLRLINAAVNNELFFSIANHTMTVVEADAAYVKPFNSNIIVIGPGQTTNAVLKTKPNYINATFFMLARPFFTGKGTFNSSTLAGILQYEIDTPPSESDLKNRTLLKPTLPSVNDTSFVASFSSKFRSLNSAKYPANVPRKVDRSFFFTIGLGSIPCPRNQTCEGPNKRTKFAASVNNISFNLPTVAILEQHFSGKDNGGVYTTDFPVVPPRPFNYTATPPNNSMVKSGTKVVVIPYNTRVQVVLQDTSILGAESHPLHLHGFNMLVVGQGFGNFDPVADPGKFNLVDPVERNTIGVPSGGWVAIRFVADNPGVWLMHCHIDLHMSWGLRMAWIVNNGKLSHQKLLPPPSDLPKC; from the exons ATGCTATTAGTTGTGAACATTCAGAGTTGGATTCAGACCAGAAACACACTGCAGAACAAAATGACAAACGTTATTCCTTCATCGGCGGCATTTTCTGTCGCAACTCTCTTTGTCTCAAGCATCTTGTGGATCGTTCCAAATGCTGTGCTGTCGGCTACTTCAAACTATGGAGGCGTTACTAGGCACTATCAGTTCGAT ATAAGGCTGCAAAGCATTACCAGGTTGTGCCACACTAAGAACATGCTCACCGTAAATGGGAAGTTCCCGGGACCTCGTGTTATTGCCAGAGAAGGAGACAGATTGGTGGTTAAGGTGGTGAACCATGTTCCAAACAACATCACCATTCATTG GCACGGAGTGAGACAGCTACGTAGTGCATGGTCGGATGGACCATCTTACATAACTCAATGTCCGGTACAAAGTGGTCAGAGTTATGTGTACAACTTCAGCTTGGTTGGGCAAAGAGGAACTCTCTTCTGGCATGCACACCACTCGTGGTTAAGGGCTACTCTCTATGGACCCCTCATCATCCTCCCAAGGACAAACGAATCTTACCCATTTGCCAAACCCTACAAGGAAATTCCCATCCTCTTTG GAGAGTGGTGGAATGTGGATCCGGAAGCAGTGATTGCACAAGCTCTTCACACAGGGGGTGGTCCAAATGTCTCTGATGCCTACACCATTAACGGACTTCCTGGACCACTCTACAATTGCTCCAGTAACG ATACGTTCAACCTAAAAGTGAAGCCAGGGAAGACATATCTTCTACGTTTGATCAATGCTGCAGTGAATAATGAGCTCTTTTTCAGCATAGCAAACCACACCATGACAGTCGTTGAAGCTGATGCTGCATATGTTAAACCCTTCAACTCCAACATCATCGTCATTGGTCCAGGACAAACCACTAACGCCGTGTTGAAGACAAAACCTAACTACATAAATGCTACTTTCTTCATGCTAGCGAGACCTTTTTTCACTGGTAAGGGTACCTTTAACAGTTCCACGTTAGCTGGCATTCTACAATACGAAATCGACACCCCTCCTTCGGAATCAGATTTGAAAAACCGTACCCTACTGAAACCAACCCTTCCTTCTGTTAACGACACTTCCTTCGTTGCGAGTTTCAGTAGTAAATTTCGCAGTTTGAACAGTGCAAAGTACCCTGCAAATGTGCCTCGGAAAGTTGACAGGAGTTTCTTCTTCACGATAGGTCTCGGGAGCATTCCGTGTCCCAGAAACCAAACATGTGAAGGGCCTAATAAGAGGACAAAATTCGCTGCTTCCGTGAACAACATATCTTTCAATCTCCCTACGGTGGCAATTCTGGAACAGCATTTCTCAGGGAAGGATAATGGGGGTGTTTACACCACGGACTTCCCAGTTGTTCCTCCGAGACCCTTTAACTACACGGCGACGCCACCGAATAACAGCATGGTGAAGAGTGGAACGAAGGTGGTGGTGATACCTTACAACACCAGAGTGCAGGTTGTGCTGCAGGACACTAGCATTTTGGGAGCAGAGAGTCATCCGTTACATCTTCATGGGTTCAACATGCTGGTGGTGGGTCAAGGTTTTGGGAACTTTGATCCTGTGGCAGATCCTGGAAAGTTTAATCTGGTGGACCCTGTTGAGAGGAACACCATTGGTGTGCCTTCTGGCGGTTGGGTTGCAATTCGCTTTGTCGCTGACAACCCAG GTGTTTGGCTGATGCACTGCCACATTGATTTGCACATGAGTTGGGGATTGAGGATGGCTTGGATTGTGAACAACGGCAAACTCTCTCATCAGAAGTTGCTTCCTCCACCTTCTGATCTCCCAAAATGTTGA